The Amycolatopsis sp. DG1A-15b genome window below encodes:
- the acs gene encoding acetate--CoA ligase, translating into MTEQSPALDNLLTESRTFPPSDEFAGQANAKADLYAEADADREAFWAKQAERLTWDTKWTTVLDWTNAPFAKWFVGGKLNVAYNCVDRHVESGHGDQVAIHWVGEPGDTRDITYAQLKTEVSKAANALASLGVTAGDVVAIQLQMVPEAIFAMLACARIGALHNVVFGGFSPTALRARVDDAAAKVVITSDGQFRRGKAAPMKANVDEALEGAETVEKVIVVKRTGDQLEGDVPWTDGRDLWWHELVDGQSEEHTPEAFDSEHPLFILYTSGTTGKPKGILHTSGGYLTQTAYTHHNVFDHKAGEDVYWCTADIGWITGHSYIVYGPLANRVTQVVYEGTPNTPHEGRHWEIIQKYKVSLYYTAPTLIRTFMKWGAEIPEKYDLSSLRVLGSVGEPINPEAWIWYRENIGAGRTPIVDTWWQTETGAIMISPLPGVTSTKPGSAQKALPGISAKVVDDTGAEVGPGGGGYLVLDKPWPSMLRGVWGDEERFRDTYWSRFKDQGFYFAGDGAKYDNDGDVWLLGRVDDVMNVSGHRISTTEVESALVSHPTVAEAAVVGATDPTTGQGIVAFVILRGNAVDGGEEAIQALRNHVAKEIGPIAKPRQIMVVPELPKTRSGKIMRRLLRDVAENRQVGDVTTLADSSVMDLISSGLKSGKSEE; encoded by the coding sequence ATGACCGAGCAGTCCCCCGCCCTGGACAACCTGCTCACCGAGAGCCGCACCTTCCCGCCCAGCGACGAATTCGCTGGCCAGGCCAACGCGAAGGCCGACCTCTACGCCGAGGCCGACGCCGACCGCGAAGCGTTTTGGGCGAAGCAGGCCGAGCGGCTCACGTGGGACACGAAGTGGACCACGGTACTGGACTGGACCAATGCACCGTTCGCGAAGTGGTTCGTCGGCGGCAAGCTGAACGTCGCCTACAACTGCGTCGACCGGCACGTCGAGTCCGGCCACGGCGACCAGGTCGCGATCCACTGGGTCGGCGAGCCGGGTGACACCCGGGACATCACCTACGCGCAGCTGAAGACCGAGGTTTCCAAGGCCGCCAACGCACTCGCGTCGCTGGGCGTCACCGCCGGCGACGTCGTGGCGATCCAGCTGCAGATGGTCCCCGAGGCCATCTTCGCGATGCTCGCGTGCGCGCGGATCGGCGCGCTGCACAACGTCGTCTTCGGCGGCTTCTCCCCGACGGCGCTGCGGGCCCGCGTCGACGACGCCGCCGCGAAGGTCGTCATCACCTCCGACGGCCAGTTCCGCCGCGGCAAGGCCGCGCCGATGAAGGCCAACGTCGACGAAGCGCTCGAAGGCGCCGAGACCGTCGAGAAGGTCATCGTCGTGAAGCGCACGGGCGACCAGCTCGAAGGCGACGTCCCCTGGACCGACGGCCGCGACCTCTGGTGGCACGAGCTCGTCGACGGACAGTCCGAAGAGCACACTCCCGAAGCGTTCGACAGCGAGCACCCGCTGTTCATCCTCTACACGTCCGGGACGACCGGGAAGCCGAAGGGCATCCTGCACACCTCCGGCGGCTACCTGACGCAGACCGCGTACACGCACCACAACGTCTTCGACCACAAGGCCGGCGAAGACGTCTACTGGTGCACCGCGGACATCGGCTGGATCACCGGCCACAGCTACATCGTCTACGGCCCGCTCGCCAACCGCGTCACTCAGGTCGTCTACGAAGGCACGCCGAACACCCCGCACGAAGGGCGCCACTGGGAGATCATCCAGAAGTACAAGGTCTCCCTCTACTACACCGCCCCGACGCTGATCCGCACCTTCATGAAGTGGGGCGCGGAAATCCCGGAGAAGTACGACCTGTCGTCGCTGCGGGTGCTGGGTTCGGTCGGCGAGCCGATCAACCCCGAGGCGTGGATCTGGTACCGCGAGAACATCGGCGCCGGCCGGACTCCGATCGTCGACACGTGGTGGCAGACCGAGACCGGCGCGATCATGATCTCGCCGCTGCCGGGCGTCACCTCGACCAAGCCGGGCTCGGCGCAGAAGGCGCTGCCGGGCATCTCCGCGAAGGTCGTCGACGACACCGGTGCCGAGGTCGGCCCGGGCGGTGGCGGGTACCTGGTGCTCGACAAGCCGTGGCCGTCGATGCTGCGCGGGGTCTGGGGCGACGAGGAGCGCTTCCGGGACACCTACTGGTCGCGGTTCAAGGACCAGGGCTTCTACTTCGCCGGCGACGGCGCGAAGTACGACAACGACGGTGACGTCTGGCTGCTGGGCCGCGTCGACGACGTGATGAACGTGTCCGGGCACCGCATCTCGACGACCGAGGTCGAGTCGGCGCTGGTTTCGCACCCGACGGTCGCCGAGGCCGCGGTCGTCGGCGCGACCGACCCGACGACCGGCCAGGGCATCGTCGCGTTCGTCATCCTCCGCGGCAACGCGGTCGACGGCGGCGAGGAGGCCATCCAGGCGCTGCGCAACCACGTCGCGAAGGAGATCGGGCCGATCGCGAAGCCGCGGCAGATCATGGTCGTGCCGGAGCTGCCGAAGACGCGCTCGGGCAAGATCATGCGCCGCCTGCTGCGCGACGTCGCGGAGAACCGGCAGGTCGGCGACGTCACCACGCTGGCCGACTCGTCGGTGATGGACCTGATCTCGTCGGGCCTGAAGTCGGGCAAGTCCGAGGAGTGA
- a CDS encoding DUF6319 family protein has translation MTVDVLTHDEETASAPAEAPASTPEVSADEATVTESASPASPSEGSAEPAAEEEAPKPKRGRPKGAATASTAKKTRTVELILTVTGTADGEWQAELKNGSKWVAKGLEIPAAAVSRAAKELHSDLSGPIDEVINQAREAQAAKVAALEAELEKAKQALAELDA, from the coding sequence ATGACCGTGGATGTCCTGACGCACGACGAGGAAACGGCTTCGGCTCCGGCCGAGGCTCCGGCTTCGACTCCGGAGGTTTCCGCCGACGAGGCGACCGTCACCGAGTCCGCGTCCCCGGCCTCGCCCTCGGAGGGTTCGGCTGAGCCGGCCGCCGAGGAAGAGGCCCCGAAGCCGAAGCGCGGCCGCCCGAAGGGTGCGGCGACGGCGTCGACGGCGAAGAAGACCCGCACGGTCGAGCTGATCCTGACCGTCACCGGCACCGCCGACGGCGAGTGGCAGGCCGAGCTGAAGAACGGCTCGAAGTGGGTCGCGAAGGGCCTCGAGATCCCGGCCGCGGCGGTTTCGCGGGCGGCGAAGGAGCTGCACAGCGACCTGTCCGGCCCGATCGACGAGGTGATCAACCAGGCCCGCGAGGCGCAGGCGGCGAAGGTCGCGGCGCTGGAGGCCGAGCTCGAGAAGGCCAAGCAGGCCCTCGCCGAGCTGGACGCCTGA
- a CDS encoding cupin domain-containing protein: MMGGMEEQVWQPLVTVEGLPLAGGEGRFRLLETASSGLAFLIHYPAGVSSPTHAHDHDSIVYVLSGRLRGAVDGVEAVLEPGDSVLHPRGVAHHVEALTDSMWVEFKSPLPERPPIA, translated from the coding sequence ATGATGGGCGGCATGGAAGAGCAGGTGTGGCAGCCGCTGGTCACGGTGGAGGGTTTGCCGCTGGCCGGCGGCGAGGGCCGGTTCCGGCTGCTGGAGACGGCCTCGAGCGGCTTGGCCTTCTTGATCCACTACCCGGCGGGCGTGTCGTCACCGACCCACGCGCACGACCACGACTCGATCGTCTACGTCCTGTCGGGCCGCTTGCGTGGCGCGGTCGACGGCGTGGAAGCGGTGCTCGAACCAGGGGATTCGGTGCTGCACCCCCGCGGGGTCGCCCACCACGTCGAGGCGCTGACGGACTCCATGTGGGTGGAGTTCAAGTCACCCCTGCCGGAGCGTCCGCCGATCGCCTGA
- a CDS encoding VIT family protein yields MTETIDGDAVEHAHEPHQGVGGKLNWLRAGVLGANDGIVSVAGIVVGVAGATTESTTILTAGIAGLVAGAFSMAGGEYVSVSTQRDTEQALLRLEKQELKTMPEAEERELAQIYEEKGLSPELASQVARELTEKDALQAHAEAELGIDPDNLTSPWQAAWASLVAFSVGALLPILSIAWAGVSLRVWACAAAVVVGLTLTGWVSARLGDANVGRAILRNVGVGALTMVVTYFVGVIFGVTVG; encoded by the coding sequence GTGACCGAAACGATCGACGGTGACGCCGTGGAACACGCTCACGAACCGCACCAGGGTGTGGGCGGGAAGCTGAACTGGCTGCGGGCCGGGGTGCTCGGCGCGAACGACGGCATCGTGTCCGTGGCCGGCATCGTCGTCGGGGTGGCCGGGGCGACCACGGAAAGCACGACCATCCTGACCGCCGGAATCGCCGGGCTCGTCGCCGGCGCCTTTTCCATGGCCGGCGGGGAATACGTTTCCGTGAGCACCCAGCGCGACACCGAGCAGGCCTTGCTCCGGCTCGAAAAGCAGGAACTCAAGACGATGCCGGAAGCCGAGGAGCGCGAGCTCGCCCAGATCTACGAGGAAAAGGGGCTCTCGCCGGAGCTGGCGAGCCAGGTGGCCCGCGAACTGACCGAAAAGGACGCCCTGCAGGCGCACGCGGAGGCCGAGCTCGGCATCGACCCGGACAACCTCACCAGCCCGTGGCAGGCCGCGTGGGCGTCACTCGTCGCCTTCTCGGTCGGCGCGCTGCTGCCGATCCTGTCCATCGCGTGGGCCGGCGTCTCCCTGCGGGTGTGGGCGTGCGCCGCCGCGGTCGTCGTCGGCCTCACGCTGACCGGGTGGGTCAGCGCGAGGCTCGGCGACGCGAACGTGGGGCGCGCGATCCTCCGGAACGTCGGCGTCGGCGCCCTCACCATGGTCGTGACCTACTTCGTCGGCGTGATTTTCGGAGTCACCGTGGGCTAA
- a CDS encoding peptide MFS transporter has product MSTSTDVQQDTRFFGHPRGLANLFGVEMWERFSYYGMLGILPIYLYYRVEQGGLGLAQESALGIVGAYGGLVYLSAVIGAWVADRLLGSERTLFYSAVLIMIGHISLALLPGLAGIGVGLVCVAVGSGGLKSNATAIVGTLYAEGDERRDAGFTIFYMGVNLGGFVGPLLTGLAQTQVGFHLGFGLAAIGMALGLTQYAFGRKNLGDKAKEVPNPLPASQRVLAIGAAVVLVAAVVGLVVTGVVNPGNLADVVVWVVGVISVVYFLVILTSGKITGVERSRVFSFIPMFIASAVFFSLYQQQFTVVAAYTDQRLNRSLFGWEMPVSWVNSINPVFIIVFAPVLAALWTKLGERQPSTPMKFVLGTVLMGAAFLLFLPMVGSGKNASPILAMVGILFVFTIAELCLSPVGLSLSTKLAPAAFRTQMVALNFLSISFGTAMSGKLAEYYSVDDEAPYFSTVGLVAIGVGVLLFLGIPFIRKLMKGVH; this is encoded by the coding sequence TCCAGCAGGACACGAGGTTCTTCGGGCACCCACGAGGACTGGCGAACCTCTTCGGCGTCGAGATGTGGGAGCGGTTCTCCTACTACGGGATGCTCGGCATCCTGCCGATCTACCTCTACTACCGGGTCGAACAGGGTGGGCTGGGCCTCGCGCAGGAGTCCGCGCTCGGCATCGTCGGCGCGTACGGCGGCCTGGTGTACCTGTCGGCCGTCATCGGCGCGTGGGTGGCCGACCGCCTCCTCGGCTCCGAGCGGACGCTGTTCTACAGCGCCGTGCTGATCATGATCGGCCACATCAGCCTGGCCCTGCTGCCCGGCCTGGCCGGCATCGGCGTCGGCCTCGTGTGCGTCGCGGTCGGCAGCGGCGGGCTGAAGTCCAACGCCACGGCGATCGTCGGCACCCTCTACGCCGAGGGCGACGAGCGGCGCGACGCGGGCTTCACGATCTTCTACATGGGCGTCAACCTCGGTGGTTTCGTCGGCCCGCTGCTGACCGGGCTGGCGCAGACCCAGGTCGGCTTCCACCTCGGGTTCGGTCTCGCGGCGATCGGGATGGCCCTCGGCCTGACCCAGTACGCGTTCGGCCGCAAGAACCTCGGCGACAAGGCGAAGGAGGTCCCGAACCCGCTGCCGGCGTCCCAGCGCGTGCTGGCGATCGGTGCCGCCGTCGTGCTGGTGGCCGCGGTCGTGGGGCTGGTCGTCACCGGTGTCGTCAACCCGGGCAACCTCGCCGACGTCGTCGTGTGGGTGGTCGGCGTGATCTCGGTGGTCTACTTCCTCGTCATCCTGACCAGCGGCAAGATCACCGGCGTCGAGCGCAGCCGGGTGTTCTCGTTCATCCCGATGTTCATCGCCAGCGCGGTGTTCTTCTCGCTGTACCAGCAGCAGTTCACGGTCGTCGCGGCCTACACCGACCAGCGGCTGAACCGGAGCCTGTTCGGCTGGGAGATGCCGGTGTCCTGGGTCAACTCGATCAACCCGGTGTTTATCATCGTCTTCGCCCCGGTCCTCGCGGCGCTGTGGACGAAACTCGGCGAGCGGCAGCCGTCGACGCCGATGAAGTTCGTCCTCGGCACGGTGCTGATGGGCGCGGCGTTCCTGCTGTTCCTGCCGATGGTGGGCAGCGGCAAGAACGCGAGCCCGATCCTGGCGATGGTCGGCATCCTGTTCGTGTTCACGATCGCCGAGCTGTGCCTCTCGCCGGTGGGGCTGTCGCTGTCGACGAAGCTCGCCCCGGCGGCGTTCCGGACGCAGATGGTGGCGCTGAACTTCCTGTCGATCTCGTTCGGCACGGCGATGTCCGGCAAGCTCGCCGAGTACTACTCCGTCGACGACGAAGCGCCGTACTTCAGCACGGTCGGCTTGGTCGCCATCGGTGTCGGCGTGCTGCTGTTCCTGGGCATTCCCTTCATCCGCAAGCTGATGAAGGGCGTCCATTAG